Proteins encoded by one window of Seriola aureovittata isolate HTS-2021-v1 ecotype China chromosome 4, ASM2101889v1, whole genome shotgun sequence:
- the LOC130168400 gene encoding toll/interleukin-1 receptor domain-containing adapter protein-like, with product MHGWFQKLLKSSASSSSQHEQKPKVTSVPTSPSFTSSSSSSSSSSSVSKTGPSKPQKPPSALSSQLRWRRKYDLLVCHSHADSDIEEAKRLVSFLEASPRSLRCFLWQRDVAVGGAVFTEFCQAVQESHLQALLITPNFLQEDWCKYMMHQALAEGPMSNRLIPLIQNLPHSQYPQELKFYIYINLSTNTDRGYSLINRTVLKYLEDMVKNETAHDCSVDSSSKGGEGSS from the exons ATGCATG GTTGGTTCCAGAAACTCTTGAAATCAAGtgcatcttcatcatcacaacatgaacaaaaaccTAAAGTGACAAGTGTACCGACATCACCTTCATTtacatcatcttcttcatcatcttcttcatcatcatctgtctcAAAGACAGGCCCTTCCAAACCACAAAAGCCACCGTCAGCTTTGAGCTCACAGCTGAGATGGAGACGGAAATATGACTTGCTTGTGTGCCACAGCCATGCCGACAGCGACATTGAAGAGGCTAAACGCCTGGTCTCTTTCCTGGAGGCTTCACCCCGCAGCCTGAGGTGCTTTCTGTGGCAGAGGGACGTCGCTGTAGGAGGGGCAGTGTTCACAGAATTTTGCCAGGCTGTGCAGGAGAGCCACCTGCAGGCTCTGCTTATCACTCCTAACTTCCTGCAGGAAGATTGGTGCAAGTATATGATGCACCAGGCTCTGGCGGAGGGGCCTATGTCCAATCGGCTGATTCCCCTGATACAGAACCTTCCCCACTCTCAGTACCCCCAGGAACTGAAGTTCTACATCTACATTAACCTGAGCACGAACACTGACAGAGGTTATAGTCTCATCAACAGGACTGTGCTCAAGT ACCTGGAAGACATGGTTAAAAATGAGACGGCCCATGACTGCAGCGTGGACAGCTCTAGCAAGGGTGGAGAGGGCAGCTCATGA